AGAGCGAAATCCTTTCTCAAATCCGAGGTATCGAAGACCAAGTGGGGGAATTGAACGAAACCATTTCTTCCCATACCAAAGACGTTGATATTTATGTAGAAGACTTGAAATCGGCTCTCAGAGAAACAGCTTCCGAAATCTTTGAGACGGTAGAGGAAAAAGCGAAATCTTCCGAAGAAATCGTCTCTGAAAAAATCAGAATCGCAAATGCCAACCTGGAACAATTCGTAGTGAAATGGGAAGATGAACTTTCCCGCCTCAAAGACGATCAAACCGATTCAATCGATACATTACAAGATCGTTTGAAAGAAATCCATGTGGAAGGTCGGGAACTACTCACCCGATTCCAGGAAGAATACAGCTCCATAAAATCAAAGTTAGACGAAACTGCCGAAAAAAAATCAGCAGAAATCATTTCCAAAATCGAAACGGAAACCAAATTCGCCCGCGAAGAAGTGGAGCGAATTCTCGGGAATCTGGAAGAATCAGGAGAATCCTTTTTCAGCAGACAAGAAGAAAAGATGGATAGACTCAATGAAACCATCGATTCGAAAATCTCCTATCAATTGGCAAAACTTTTAGACAAAGGAAATTTGCAATTGGGTCAGCTAGAAGAAAAAATCACGACTCATCTCAATACCGTTCGCAAAAACCTGGAAGAAAGCATCAAACGTTCCAAAGAAGATTCCAAAAGACAAATCGAAACCTATCAACGTGATTATGAAAAATCCTTCAAAGAGATTGCAAAAGACAGTCAGGACTTTTTAAAAGAAACCCGCATTCAATTTATCGACTTAAAAGAGGATATCGAAACAGGACTCAGTGATGCGAGGGACATCAAACGGGAAAGCCTTGCGGAATTCCAGGAAGAAATATCTTCTCTCGGTGAATCCATTTCCAATCTGACGGAACAACTGGAAACAGTAAAGGAACACACGGATCTTTTCCAATCGGCAAATGAAATTTCCAAACAAGCGGAAAAAGCCATGGAAGAAATCTCTTCCGCATTACAACAATTAGAAGACGAAAAACCGAACCTGGTTGCATACCAGAACTCAGTCGAAACTTTCAGAGAATTGCAAACTCAGATCGCGGAAGAATTGGAGAATTTGATCCAAAATCAAGACCGGACATCCGACATCGACAAACAAGTTCAGATTCTCGCCTCCAACCTAACATATGTAACAGAAAGATTGTCCTCCTTCGGTGATCTGTTGCCGGAAGTGGAAGGAATCGAATCCAAACTTTCGAAGATTGCGGAAGAACAATCCAAAATCGAAAACTTTTTGGAATCCCTTTCCGAATCCCAAGATTCCGTCTTACACCTTTCCTCCGGACTGGAAGCCCAAAAACACAATTCCCGCGAACTACAAGCCAGACTCGATGTCATGGAGAGGGAAATCGAAGTGGTCGAAGCAAGAGAGAAGGAACTTTCGGAAACCATCCGACTTGCGGAAAACAGAACTTCCTTCCTCGCGGAAAGAGAAGCTCAGATCGATTCCGTAGAGCGAAAATTCGACAAAATCGAAGAACTTATGGGAGATCTTTCCGATCGCCACAAACAAATCCTCACTCTCCAAAAACGATTGGAAGAATTACGAGAATCCTCTTCGGAAACCAAAGAAGATATGGAATCCTTACTGGGTGAAGCGGATGAAACTTTTGAAAAACTATCTCAGTTTTTGGACATAGTCCAGGGAGCGATGGTAGTTTCCCCAAGAGAAACGGTAAAAACCCAGAATTCCGGTTCCAAATCGGGGCAAAATTCTCTAATAGAGCGAAAAAAATCGACGATTTTAAGCCTCCACGACAACTACCAATGGACTCCTGAGGCAATTAGCGAAAAATTAAATATTGAAAAATCCCTTGTGGATACAATCCTCGGAGCTAGAAAGAAATAAAATCCTCCGAGGACACCATGTCAGAAGAACAAAATGAATCTACGTCGAAAGAAACCCTAATCGTCGCATCCAAAGTCAAAGCTTACATCAAATCCAAAGGATTTATGACAGCGGGAGACGCAATTGAAGGTTTAAATGAAGAAGTTTACCGTTTGATCGACAAAGCATTAGAAAGAACCGGTTCCAATAAACGTACAACTGCAAGGTCTACAGACTTCTAATTTTCGTGATTTACATTAAGAACAAGTCTGAAATAGAGAAAATGAGGTTGGCTGGCGCTTTTGCCGCCAAACTCCTTAACTACTTAGGTCAATTTGTAAAACCAGGGGTGAATACCCTGGAGTTGAACGATTTAGCCGAAGCTTTTACCAAAAAACACGGACACCGCTCCGCTCCTTTGGGTTACAAAGGTTTTCCTAAGTCGATTTGTTCTTCCATCAATCAGGTCGTCTGCCACGGAATTCCCAAAAAAGAGGAAGTCCTGAAGGAAGGCGACATCATCAATTTGGATGTTTCTCCCATCGTAGACGGATACATTGGAGATACTTCCCGCACTTTCCTTGTAGGAAATGTTGCTCCTGAGATAGCCAAGCTAGTAGAAGATACTGAAAAATCCATGTGGATCGGAATTGAGCAAATCAAACCGGGAAATCGGATCGACGATATCGGAAATGCGATCGATGATTACCTGACTCCTCTCGGTTATGGGATTGTACGCGATTTAATGGGGCATGGAGTGGGAAGGAACTTCCATGAAGAGCCGCAGGTACCACATTTTCGAATGCACCGCAAACTCGCCAAAATCGAACCGGGAATGATTTTCACTGTGGAACCGATGGTAAACCTAGGAACCTGGGAAGTCAATTTTGACAAACAAGACAAATGGACTGTCCGAACCAAAGACGGAAAATGGTCGGCTCAGTTTGAGCACACAGTTCTTGTAACTGACAAAGGTTACGAAATTCTTACCCAAGAATCGTAGATTTCTCAAAAACAAAATCTCTCCCCCTTAAAAAACGGCTGGAAAATTAGAAAAAACTAAGTCTAACTATCAATAGAGGCTTATTATGAAAAAGGTATTGCTCAGCATTTTACTCGTTGGATTTAGTTTCGCGTCTGTTTCCGCCATTTGCCCGGGAAAAGAAAAACGCAGCGAATCCTGTCCGGGAAAAGATAAGTACGTAGAATTCTGTCCAGGTGACGGAAAATAATTTTTTTCTTCGCGCTCTTCTTTTAAAGAATTCTTATCACTTCGATTCAGTTTCTTTGTTAGTTTCCTATAAATTTTTCTTGATTCCTTCCTATTATCAGATTTTCTATTTGGGGATTTAATAAGCCATGTCAAAAGCGATTTTATTTGTAGATGATGAACAAATTATATTAATGAGTTTAAAGTCTCAGTTGAAAAAACATTTCGGAAACGAATATAGATACGAAACTGCTCAAAATACGGAAGAAGCCTGGTCCATCATAGAGGAGTTAGTCGAGGAAGGAATTTATATACTTATTATTATTTCCGATTGGCTCATGCCGAACCAAAGAGGAGATGAGTTTCTCCGGGATGTACATAAAAAACATCCTGAGATCAAAAAGATCATTATCTCCGGACATATTGATGAAAATTCTTTGAATAAACTCAAAGGCGAGGTAAATTTACATAGTTTTTTAAACAAACCTTGGTCCGAGACGGATCTGATTAAAAAAGTGGAAGACGCTATAGCAAAAATTGCCTAAGTTTCCCTCTAGAAGCTTAGAAAATGTCAAACCTCACTCAACAAATAATAGAAGATCTCTCACTCATTCGGAAAAGTTCTCCTCTCGTTCACAATATCACAAACTATGTAGTCATGAACAATACAGCTAACGCCTTGTTAGCCGTAGGCGCCTCCCCTATTATGGCACACTCCATTGATGAAGTGGAAGATATGGTAACTATCTCCGGCGTTTTGGTAATCAACATGGGAACCTTATCCGAACCTTGGGTCCAGTCCATGGAAAAAGCAATTGCAAAGGCAAGCACTCTGTCAAAACCGATCGTATTCGATCCGGTGGGGGCAGGAGCAAGCGCTTACCGCAATACAGCGATTCGGCGAATACTGGATGCAGGTTCCCCGAGCATTATTAGAGGAAATGCTTCTGAAATTTTGGCAACATTATCCTCTTCGGGAAAAACGAAAGGGGTAGAATCAACCGATTCCTCCGAATCGGCAATCGGTTCCGCGCAATCGCTGAGCCGGGTCACCAAAGGAGTCGTAGTTATTTCCGGTGCGACAGATTATATCGTAAAAGATACCGATATCCGAAAAACCCTGAATGGAGATCCCATTATGACAAAGGTAACCGGGATGGGTTGCACTGCGACGGCGATTTGCGGCGCATTTGCGGCCGTTCAAAAAGACTACCAAAGAGCTGCCTTTTCCGCGATGGCTGTCATGGGGATTGCCGGAGAAATGGCAAAAGTAAAATCTTCAGGCCCAGGCAGTTTCCAACTTCATTTTTTGGATGCTCTCTACGAAATCTCAGAAGATGAAATCAGAAAGTATTTCAAAGAAACTTAAAAACCCTGATATAAGCGGTCCGTATTTGGTTACGGATCGCGGTCTTTGTTTGTTTCACACTCTCGAAGCCATTGTCGCCAAATCGGTGCAAGGTGGAGTTAAGTTGATTCAATTGAGAGAAAAGGATTCCGGTACAAAAGATTTTGTAGATCTTGCATTTAAAATCAAAGCCATCTTAAAAGATACCGGCATTCCTCTTCTTATCAATGATCGCATTGATGTAGCTCTGGCCGTAGGGGCCGAAGGAGTTCATATCGGTCAGTCGGATATGCCTCCTGTTTACGCACGAAAAATCATGGGAGATTCGGCTATCATAGGTTTATCGATAGAATCCATGGAGGATTTCGATCATATCCCTAAGGAAGCAAAGATAGATTATCTGGGTGTTTCTCCTGTATTTGCAACCACTACCAAAAAAGATACAAAACCGCCTTGGGGAGTAGAAGGATTGAAATTGTTGCGAGCCAAAACCGATCTTCCTTTGGTTGCCATCGGAGGCATAGGAGAAGCTAACGCAAAACAAGTGATAGATGCCGGTGCAGACAGTCTTGCCGTCGTTTCCTTTCTTTGTTCGGCGGAATTTCCCGAAAAACGGGCTAAATTTCTTGCCGATTTGTTTCTTTAGAACCTAGAACTGATTTTAGATTTCGATTCCAAACGAGAGAGCCGATTCTTTTTATAGCGGATCCTTTGAACTTGGATTGAAACTCTTCGTCCGAATAAATTTTTTCTCCCGACAAATCCTCTTCTTTCCAAAAGGAATAAGGCAAAAATTCATTCACTGAAGTTTTCACGGAATTTCTACGGGCTTTGGTTTTGTTCCAAGGGCAAACTTCCTGGCAGATATCGCAACCATAGATCCAATCGCTGAGTTTCGTTTCCTCATTCAAGATAGTATTTCTATCTTCGATTGTGTGATGGGAAATGCATTTGTTTGCATTGATTTTGTAAGGTTCAAATAGCGCTCCCGTGGGGCAAGCATCCAAACAAGCACGGCAAGATCCGCAACGGTCGAATTCTTCCTGAAGAGGGACATCCCATTCACAATCGGTAAGTATGGTCGAAATAAAAAAATAAGAACCCAAATCTTCATTTATGATATTCGTATTTTTTCCCATCCATCCTATCCCCGCCAAACGTGCGAAAACTTTTTCGGGTACGGGCAAACTGTCCACAGATTGGCGGAAGAAATGACTCGGATATAAGGATTTCAATTCCTTTAAAATAGGGTTTGCTTTCTTACGGAGAACGGAATGATAGTCATCACCTAGCGCATAACGAGATACTTTTTTGGATTGGGCTTGGATCGTTTCTTCCGCGGCGGGTGAATTATAAACGACGGCAAGAACCAGAACCGACTTTGGCAAAAAACCCAAGTGCTTCAAATCCAATCTGATTTCCTGACTCACTTCTTTCGTATACCAATTCATTTTTCCGAAAAAACCATGTTCCACCCAGGAGAGCAGATTGTTTCTATCCTTTTCCGGAATTTCCGCCTTACAAAACCCGACCAAATCGAATCCCTGGGCCAGGCAAAATTGTTTTATTTTTTCAAGCTCGGATGAAATCATAGTAAAGTGATGGCAACGGATCCTTTTTTAAGTATCAAAGACAATTTTCCCTCTGTCAATCCTTCTCCTTCGCAAACGAAAGCCATCGAATGTTTTAAAATCATAGAAAAAGACATTGTGTATTCGGATATGAACAATTTGCTTTTAGTCAACGGAGTCAAATCCGCGATTTTTCAATCCATACTGACTTTATTTGCCAGGGGCATAAACCCACTTGCAAAGGAAATTATAGGAGAATACAAGGATCTAACAAATGATATTCTAAGTGCCTACCAATCCATTCAACCCGATTCTCAGTCCGATTGGATCGAGGAATGCATCGCCTTCGGAGACAAAAAGGCCTTTCATTGGGAATGGAAACATTACGGCTCAAAAGAATTATTTTAAAATACCATCTAACCACTGCATATTTATATTTTCCTATAACGGCAAAAAGGCGAACATTTGGAACATTTTTCGCAGACAAACATAAATTAAGCTTTTCATACATCTGTCGATTTCAGAAAGTCTCCTCCAAAATGAAGAACAATCACTCTAACGTAAGTTATAATCAAAATATTTTGTATGTAATTTTTGGGGATTATAGTAGAAAGCAGACTTATTTCCTACTTTCCCAACGGGAAATAACAGCCGTTCAGTCTAAAGTGGTCGGATATGGAAGTCTCGAAACCTATCTGGAATACCTGACCCGTTCTTATTCCGGAACAATTTACAACTGTTTTCATAAAACCAAGGAAGAAATGAATCCGAGTATCGGGAAAAAAGACCGCCCGATTCGTTTCCATTGCAAGATTTACTCAAAAACATTGAGGGAATTGGAAAACCTTGCAAATCATACGAATGCATCCCAAACGGATGTATTTAGAATCCTTATGGGGATGGACGAAAGAGGATGGAAACCTCCTTTACAGATAGCAGCCTAACAAATATTAATTTTTTTCCTTTTCCAGTATCTGCCGAAAAGATTCAGGTATGGAAAGTTTCTTTCCCAAACGGTAGTCGAAATAGACTTGGACCGTCTTAGCCTTCACATAAATATGATTCGTTTTTTCCTGAAATATTTCATAATCAAAATCCCAGGAAGTGTTTCCAATACGGGAAACCCAAATTCTCACGGCAATCTCATCTCCGGGCAAAACGGAACGGATCAAATCCATTTCCACCCTTGCCAAAACAAAAGGAATGTCTTCCAATTGGTTGATTTTGAGATACTGATTGCAAAAATCAAGACGGGCAAGCTCAAGATAAGTCGAATAACTTGCGTTATTGACTCTTCTCATCGGGTCCATATCGTTGAAACGTAATTGAATTTTAGTAGTGATCAAAGTGCTAAATTATAATGCCTCGGCCGGCACCGGTTCCTCTTTGGAATTGAGATAACTTCGAATTCCACTGATCCTTATCCTATTGGCAAATATATCCCATAAACCGAAAATAGATTGCGATCTCACCTGGATTTCTTTCTTATCCTGTTCAAAATAAAATTCAACCTTATCCGGAAAACGAAAAACTTTTGTAAAAAACACAAGACGGATGTATTCGTTTTCTTTTTTCTCAGCCACATATACGTTTTCCATTCCATCAAAACGTTCCATCAAATAAGAATACGCCTTTTCCTTCGGCATAAGATAAACAATCGGATCTATCTTATGGATGTAATTGTATTTAAAACTTTGACTGGACACACAGTTCGGAGTGGGGGGACAACCGTGTAAGGAGTTCTCATCCACACCTGTTCCAGGTCCCAAAAAACTTCCGCAACAAATCAGAAATACCCCTACAACATGTTCTATGCCCATATACTATCAGACGGCTCCAATATGTGATTTCGGCTTCTAAATATTTCCCTATTTTCAAAAATAGCCATAAACTTTCTCTCTGCTTCCGAGGAGCCGATCAGGATCATTTCTCCGAATTCAGGTATCGGTTCTTTAATGGAAGGAAGTGATTTGATCACACCTTTTCCAGCGGATAATGCAATGACTGTGCAAACGGAACCTACTACCGAACCGGATGATTTTCTTTTAAAAAGATCGGACTCTTAGAATGAAATAGATCCTGGTCAGGATGAAATCGAAAGGTAGTATTCAAAAAGCCCATCTGGGGATGGGCTTTTTGTTTTATGAAGGAGTTTAATCTAAAATCAATCTATTCCACGATAATTTCGACTTCCCGATTCCCCCAGAAGTCGCTGTAAAGAATATTTACCGACTTACCGTTGATAGTTGCTTTGAATCCCTTTCCTTGGGGATTGATCATCAGATACGTGCTCTTTGTTCTGTAAAATTTATAAGTGGAAGTATTGATCTCACTGGAAAAGAAAGATGTTGATTCGAATTTTCTAGTCACTTCCATTTGCGTTTTCTTATTTTGCAAAACCAAATCGGTGCCAAGAGTAATGCTATCATCTTTCCCATCGAATCGGAAAACGGTATCCCAGAAAAGTCCGGGGCTAACAAAATCGTTTCCTCTTCTTTGAATCGTAAACTTGGAAAGTCCGCCTAAAATTCCTTTCGGATCGTATGTTACCGAATCTTTATCATAAGTAATCACTGTATCGGAAGATAGAATTCCACCTTTGATCGTAACGGAATTGGGAGTTACGGTATATTCCGTTTTACCGCCAAGTATACCACCTGTATCAAGAGTCAGATGTTGACCGTCCTTCGTAAGAGTCACATCATTGGACATAAAGCCCGAAGCTTTTTGAGTTACTTTGAACTTATCTTTGTTTCTTAAACCTAGTACATCAATTAAACTCAAGATTAGATTTTGATTTGCATCCAGAAAAAGTCCGTTTCCCAGCTCGATTCCGGCCGGTTGATCTTCCACTCTTTCTCTTCTTTGTGTAACGGTCCCGTTCGCATTATGAGTCGTTACGGTCCTGTACTGTCGGATGATATCAACTCTCAAAGTATTGAATACGTCTACACCGGGCTTCGGATTGAACGCTGTAAAAGGGATTTTAGGATCATTGCCAAGATCGGATTCTTTGAAGGTAACCGACGAACATTGAGCAAATCCTAACAAGGATACGACTATTAGTAAATTTTTAAACATTTGTTATCTCTTGGATTTTTGTGTATTTTTCCGTTTGCCTGATCAAACAGAATAACACATGTTTTGTGTGGGTATGTTTCTTAGCAAGATTTTTCTGTGGTCGAATCCATCCCGGTATAATAAATATTCCAGGATGCCTATATTACGGATTTGCTTATTTTTTCTTGGAGACGCCGGACTTTTTGGGTTTGGTCTTCTTTTTTACCGCTTTTTTCAAAGTCAGGCTTTTTTTGGAAGTTAACGTTTTAACAGGTTTAGTAGTTCCTTTCAATTTCTTTCGATTCACGGCAAATAAGTTTAATAAAAACTGAGACGCCTCTTCCCCTTTCTTTACTCCAAGCTCGACTGTTTCTCTCAGTTTATTTCGAACGGTAGTCACAAGTCCGACAGGAAGAGAATCGTCCGGTGCAATCGTATGAATCTGAACCCCCTTAGGCGGCTCCAAAGCAATCCTACGAGCGTCATTAAAATGATGATGATGCCATTCCCTCATCATCTTACTCAACTTCCAATTCCATGGAAAAGCAAGAAGTCCTGTGATAAATCCGAGAGGTTCGGAAATCCTCGCGATCGGAGAATTCATCACTATAGTGATACTTTTATATCCCGCTTCAATCAAATCCTGTAAGGGCAAAGGGTTGAGTATCGCAGCGTCCGAATAAATAGTTCCATCTAACTTATGTTTTCCTCTGGTTGCGATAGGAAGAGATGTAGCCGCTTTCAAAAGGTCGAATACATTTGTAGCGGTAGCACGAACATAGTCTACCGTATGGGAATGAAGATTGCTCACTGCAATTCTGAATTCAGGCAATCCCTCTTTTTCCAAATTTTCCGATTCCAAACGAACCTTATTTCTAAATATATAATCAATCAGATATTCCTGGTCTAAAAACGTTTTTCCCTGAAAAGGGTGAAAAACGGAGATGAGTTGTCTCCCTGAAAGTTCGCTGTACCAAACGGACAATGCTTTTTCACTTTTAACCGGTTCCGGTTTCGGCATGGTAACATAATAAGCCGCAGAACAAGCTCCCGATGAAACGCCAACAACCAAATCAAAGTTAGTTGCATTTAATAAACCGTTCATACCGTGCAATACTCCGCCGGCGAATGCACCTTTCATTCCGCCACCTTCAACAAGTAGGGCGCGCTTTGCCCCTTTAGCAATGGGAAGTTTCAAATTGTATTTTCCTTTCTATCAAGTCTGAGTCTAAAACTTCCCATCCGGTTGCAAAAAGAAAAATCGTAACCTATCTTCTCTTTCGAAAAAAAAATAGAAAACTAAGACTGGGATTCCAGATAAAGTTTCACTTTGTCCAGAATCAGGGTTTTTCCGGATTCCGAAAACAAATCGATCGGATTTCCTTCAGGGTCTTCCCAGAGGAATTCGGCGGCTTCGTACTTACCAAGGCTTACGTAAAAAATAGGAGGGGGATTGCGGGAGTACCTGGGGTGTTCCGCGAGCCGCAATGTCACCGAACCCATTTCGGAAACAACCCACTCGAAAACGGAACCTAAAATCTCCACTTTCCATTTCAAAGGAAAAACAAACTCCGACTGTCCGATATTTGCATCGTCCTTGTTCTTCGGAGGATAATTTTCCAAAAGAAATTTTACCACCTGTTTTGAATGAAAGGAAAGGTTTTCAAAATCGGAAACGTCTATTTTGAGTTTTTTCAAAGTGAATCTTGCCCAGGTCCTTTTCCCACATAAGTAAAGCCCAGTTTAGGATCAATTTCTCCGGACTCTTCCATAATATTCAATGAGCGGAAAGGAGCCTTAACAAACGTTAACCATTCCTGGAAACTATGACCGCTTTGAACACAATAATGAAACCCTAGTTTGGTGGAGATATCCGAACCGGGGGCCCAAGGAAATACGTTCTTTTTGACCGAAAGAGTTCGGACCACGACGGACTCATCTTTCATGGGAAGATTCAAAATCGAATTTTTGAATTGGTCGGGATAATAAAAATACTCTTCCGCATTACTGAAATAAATGATTCCCAAACGGAGATTGTTTTTACGCAGATTTTCTCCGATGCTTTGCAGAGTAACAGTACCAAGCAAATTGCCTCTGACAGGGAAAATTTTTCCCTCTTTGGCAAGACGATGAACATGTGCGTATTGATCATCATCGGTTTGGAACATTTTGTAATGGTACAATTCCGATAACATAAGATTTGTTTTATGACGTTTACGGACAAAACGAATGATTTTTTTATAAACTTTCGTATAAGATTCCGGGTTGGGGAGTTTTTCCCGGATGAGCTTCATCGCATCCTCTTCCCCCGCTTTGGAATAATAATATAAAAACTTTTCCTTGGTAGGAGACTCCTGGAGAAAAAAAACCATCATCTCGTTGGCAGTCACAACCACCGAAGTAAAATCCATAAGATAAATAAACTCGGACTTGGCCCAGGCAGCTATGGTAAGATTTTGTTCCGATCCTACTCCGATATACACATTACCGATGTTTTTTACATAAGGAATGAGAATATCCAATCTATCTTCGTTGGAGACAGTCGTGTTCCCCACATCCCAACGGGTAGGCACAAGTGTTTCCTGTCGAATTTCTCTCAGATAAGAATAATTTTTTCCGAATGTCGCATTACAAGAAGCAAACGATACGAGAAAAACGAAAAAAAACAAACGCTTTAGAATCTTAAAATTGAAGCTCATATACACCTTAGAATGTTTTTGCACAACGAAATCCGAAATGATGGTATTCCGGAAAATTCTCCGGAACATGCGCTCTTCTGTAAGATCCCCGCGCCATTTCACCGGGCCACCACCAGGATCCCCCGCGAACTATTTTCATGTTCGATCCGGAACAAACCTCTTCTCCGTTACACGGTCCTTTGGGATCTTTCCCGAAACAATCTTTTCCGCATTTATCATAACTAACGGAATACCAATCGGAAACCCATTCCCAGG
The nucleotide sequence above comes from Leptospira kobayashii. Encoded proteins:
- a CDS encoding SpiroCoCo family coiled-coil protein, whose product is MGLEIILLPFLASIAVTIGLRRLDKSNAKLSQLKRYASKLTDEIHNSALQKMQVVKDAGIDLDILVKQSRKVAEEIQSLSSESRDLFEKIKASREYLSSLSGEMSQVSQLGMEVRRETSNMEASLNQIHSHKRELQHVAEDMDRLHEESSSLLDAFQSKLNLRSDEILQSVAHKMVELEGLLEVKSDSLDESIRHIAESAKDKLLNHADVMVQETTGRLDHARKEMDSLLESMKDAQNDIDLKLTKFEDTSSLLSDKVDKFDEKIEDKYIRVSQKLDEKVNLLEKKIQERFDAIFEQVSHTKDSFMRGLSQETETIKREIEGLSLETLSKRDEIINETRRQADGINQTIITFQEKYVEAENKLLRQADTRKQELIREIEAFSDEFHRISEDLKEEASTLKKSALQELKEFDKDLELVRENQENLIKTSLLSLKSELEEKMRTDFGNKESEILSQIRGIEDQVGELNETISSHTKDVDIYVEDLKSALRETASEIFETVEEKAKSSEEIVSEKIRIANANLEQFVVKWEDELSRLKDDQTDSIDTLQDRLKEIHVEGRELLTRFQEEYSSIKSKLDETAEKKSAEIISKIETETKFAREEVERILGNLEESGESFFSRQEEKMDRLNETIDSKISYQLAKLLDKGNLQLGQLEEKITTHLNTVRKNLEESIKRSKEDSKRQIETYQRDYEKSFKEIAKDSQDFLKETRIQFIDLKEDIETGLSDARDIKRESLAEFQEEISSLGESISNLTEQLETVKEHTDLFQSANEISKQAEKAMEEISSALQQLEDEKPNLVAYQNSVETFRELQTQIAEELENLIQNQDRTSDIDKQVQILASNLTYVTERLSSFGDLLPEVEGIESKLSKIAEEQSKIENFLESLSESQDSVLHLSSGLEAQKHNSRELQARLDVMEREIEVVEAREKELSETIRLAENRTSFLAEREAQIDSVERKFDKIEELMGDLSDRHKQILTLQKRLEELRESSSETKEDMESLLGEADETFEKLSQFLDIVQGAMVVSPRETVKTQNSGSKSGQNSLIERKKSTILSLHDNYQWTPEAISEKLNIEKSLVDTILGARKK
- the thiM gene encoding hydroxyethylthiazole kinase; the encoded protein is MSNLTQQIIEDLSLIRKSSPLVHNITNYVVMNNTANALLAVGASPIMAHSIDEVEDMVTISGVLVINMGTLSEPWVQSMEKAIAKASTLSKPIVFDPVGAGASAYRNTAIRRILDAGSPSIIRGNASEILATLSSSGKTKGVESTDSSESAIGSAQSLSRVTKGVVVISGATDYIVKDTDIRKTLNGDPIMTKVTGMGCTATAICGAFAAVQKDYQRAAFSAMAVMGIAGEMAKVKSSGPGSFQLHFLDALYEISEDEIRKYFKET
- a CDS encoding DUF1499 domain-containing protein, translating into MGIEHVVGVFLICCGSFLGPGTGVDENSLHGCPPTPNCVSSQSFKYNYIHKIDPIVYLMPKEKAYSYLMERFDGMENVYVAEKKENEYIRLVFFTKVFRFPDKVEFYFEQDKKEIQVRSQSIFGLWDIFANRIRISGIRSYLNSKEEPVPAEAL
- a CDS encoding acyl-CoA thioesterase, with protein sequence MITTKIQLRFNDMDPMRRVNNASYSTYLELARLDFCNQYLKINQLEDIPFVLARVEMDLIRSVLPGDEIAVRIWVSRIGNTSWDFDYEIFQEKTNHIYVKAKTVQVYFDYRLGKKLSIPESFRQILEKEKN
- the map gene encoding type I methionyl aminopeptidase, translated to MIYIKNKSEIEKMRLAGAFAAKLLNYLGQFVKPGVNTLELNDLAEAFTKKHGHRSAPLGYKGFPKSICSSINQVVCHGIPKKEEVLKEGDIINLDVSPIVDGYIGDTSRTFLVGNVAPEIAKLVEDTEKSMWIGIEQIKPGNRIDDIGNAIDDYLTPLGYGIVRDLMGHGVGRNFHEEPQVPHFRMHRKLAKIEPGMIFTVEPMVNLGTWEVNFDKQDKWTVRTKDGKWSAQFEHTVLVTDKGYEILTQES
- a CDS encoding LIC_13241 domain-containing protein encodes the protein MKKLKIDVSDFENLSFHSKQVVKFLLENYPPKNKDDANIGQSEFVFPLKWKVEILGSVFEWVVSEMGSVTLRLAEHPRYSRNPPPIFYVSLGKYEAAEFLWEDPEGNPIDLFSESGKTLILDKVKLYLESQS
- a CDS encoding LIC_11502 family protein, whose translation is MATDPFLSIKDNFPSVNPSPSQTKAIECFKIIEKDIVYSDMNNLLLVNGVKSAIFQSILTLFARGINPLAKEIIGEYKDLTNDILSAYQSIQPDSQSDWIEECIAFGDKKAFHWEWKHYGSKELF
- the queG gene encoding tRNA epoxyqueuosine(34) reductase QueG; this encodes MISSELEKIKQFCLAQGFDLVGFCKAEIPEKDRNNLLSWVEHGFFGKMNWYTKEVSQEIRLDLKHLGFLPKSVLVLAVVYNSPAAEETIQAQSKKVSRYALGDDYHSVLRKKANPILKELKSLYPSHFFRQSVDSLPVPEKVFARLAGIGWMGKNTNIINEDLGSYFFISTILTDCEWDVPLQEEFDRCGSCRACLDACPTGALFEPYKINANKCISHHTIEDRNTILNEETKLSDWIYGCDICQEVCPWNKTKARRNSVKTSVNEFLPYSFWKEEDLSGEKIYSDEEFQSKFKGSAIKRIGSLVWNRNLKSVLGSKETNRQEI
- a CDS encoding response regulator; the encoded protein is MSKAILFVDDEQIILMSLKSQLKKHFGNEYRYETAQNTEEAWSIIEELVEEGIYILIIISDWLMPNQRGDEFLRDVHKKHPEIKKIIISGHIDENSLNKLKGEVNLHSFLNKPWSETDLIKKVEDAIAKIA
- the thiE gene encoding thiamine phosphate synthase, with the protein product MKSESISKKLKNPDISGPYLVTDRGLCLFHTLEAIVAKSVQGGVKLIQLREKDSGTKDFVDLAFKIKAILKDTGIPLLINDRIDVALAVGAEGVHIGQSDMPPVYARKIMGDSAIIGLSIESMEDFDHIPKEAKIDYLGVSPVFATTTKKDTKPPWGVEGLKLLRAKTDLPLVAIGGIGEANAKQVIDAGADSLAVVSFLCSAEFPEKRAKFLADLFL
- a CDS encoding patatin-like phospholipase family protein, with protein sequence MKLPIAKGAKRALLVEGGGMKGAFAGGVLHGMNGLLNATNFDLVVGVSSGACSAAYYVTMPKPEPVKSEKALSVWYSELSGRQLISVFHPFQGKTFLDQEYLIDYIFRNKVRLESENLEKEGLPEFRIAVSNLHSHTVDYVRATATNVFDLLKAATSLPIATRGKHKLDGTIYSDAAILNPLPLQDLIEAGYKSITIVMNSPIARISEPLGFITGLLAFPWNWKLSKMMREWHHHHFNDARRIALEPPKGVQIHTIAPDDSLPVGLVTTVRNKLRETVELGVKKGEEASQFLLNLFAVNRKKLKGTTKPVKTLTSKKSLTLKKAVKKKTKPKKSGVSKKK